From Faecalicatena sp. Marseille-Q4148:
GTTCCAATAATATATTTCGTCATATCTCTTTCATCAATATCAAACCGGCGCAGATACTCTGCCACTCCCTCATATACCTCTAATGTATTTTTCAGATGCGGATCTCTAAATGACACAAGGTAACTGTCTCCGAGACGATTAAAACTGCTCATACAACCGTACGCACCGCCTTTTACGCGGATGTTCTGCCACAGATATTCATAACTTAAGATCACTTTCAGAATCTGCAGCGCTCCTGTATATTCATATCCGGCATCAATAAAGTTGCCCGCAGTTGCCACATACTGTACCTTTGATGCGGTCTTAAATCCTTCATTCTTCTTCTCACAGACAATTTCTACCTGGTGTTTTTCCTTTCCATACTCTGTAAGCTTTTCTTCCAGCGCTTTTACAAGATCACATGCCTGTGCAAGTCCTTCCTTCGCTGCGGTATAACTTACGATCAGGCGAGATGGACTGAAAATTTCCTCTGCAAGATGTTTCAATGTCTTGATCAGCATTTCCTTCTTTTCATCAAAATGAGCTGCAAGATCGCAGATTAACTCATAGTATTCAATTCCGGCCGTCATATCTTTCATTCTTGCAGTCGGAGAATGGTATGCCATAGCGCGCATTGCAGCAGAAATGTGACCTGACGACTGAATCCGCATCTGAAGTCTTGATTTTGTCTGGGCAACAATCTCTTTCAGACGTTTATCATCGTCCAGTTTTGAACGAAGCAGGATTTCCTCCATCATGCAAAATGCAACCGGCAGCTGATGATACAGTGCTTTTGCACGCATTTCAAATGTCGGCCGGAACTCTTTTTCTTTTACTTTTGTTACATCTGTATACAGTTCCAGAGAAGTACCGATTCCTCCTGTCTGAGCATTGATCTCATTAAAAAGTTCTCCGTATTCATAGTTCTCTGTGTCAATCACACCAAGTACAGACTGCAAAATTCCTGTATATGGAAGCAGTTCCTCTTCAATTCCACTCATATCAAAAATCAAGTTCACATAGCCGATGCCATTCGTTTCAATATCATGGAACACAACGGTCGTATTTCCGGCTTTGATCTCTTCATTATAAATCGGTGCAATCTCTCTGCTGATATCTTCTCGCTGCAGAACCGGGATCTTTTCCAGGTCTTCTTTCTCTGACGGTTCTTCCTGATAAGCTGTCAGCGCTTTTGTTTTCTGAACAAGTTCTTCTACTTCTTCTGCTGTCAGACTGTCTTTATATGCCTGCAGTTTCTCTTCCAGAGCCGCTTCTGTCTTTGCTGTCAGACCTTTTTCCGGTTTTACGATTACAATAGCGCCATGCTGATTGTCAAGCAGATATTTCTGGATCAGTTCTTCGAAATATCCTGTATCTGCCTTTGCCTTCAGTGTTTCAAATGTATCAAGGGCTTCTACATGGATAAATGGCTTTGTATCGTCATACAGCCAGCTGTCAAAAATCTGAAGTCCGTACATCAGTCCCTTTGGAAAACTTCCGAAATCTGCTTCACGATAGCGGAACTCATGATAATTGATTCCAGCCTCCAACGCTTTTTTAGACAATCCATTTGCCACAATTGATTTTAAAGTATCTTCGATAACTTTCACAAATTCATCTTTCTGGCACGCATTGGCATTCTTTGCAATAATTGACATCATAGGCTGCAGCGTTCCATTTTCATAAGAGCCCATAATGTCTTTACCGATTCCTGCATCTACAAGCGCTTTCTTCAGCGGCGCTCCCGGTGCAGATAACAGTGCATAATCAAGAATCTGGAATGCCTGGTATAATTCTCTGTCCAGGCTGTCTCCGATCACTTTATTGTAAGAAAGATAGGTATTATCTTCTTCTGATTCTGCATTCGTAATCGAATAAGACGTTACCTTTTCCGTCATCTGTGTAAACGGCTTCTGGAAAGAAATCTGCGAATCTACTTCCTGTACCGTAAATGCGGAAAGATAATGGGCATCCATCCAGTTCAGCCGTTCTTCCATATCCATATCACCATAAAGATAAATATAACTGTTAGAAGGATGATAAAACTTTCTATGGAAATTTAAAAATTGTTCATACGTCAGATCCGGGATATATTCCGGGTCTCCACCGGATTCATTTGCATAAGTTGTATCCGGAAACAGTGTGTTCATAACTACGCGGTAAAGCACATCTTCCGGTGAAGAAAATGCACCTTTCATTTCATTGTATACAACCCCATTATAAGTAAGCTTATCATCGGCAGCTTCCAATTGATAACTCCAGCCCTCCTGCCGGAAAATCTCTTCGTGTTCATAAATTGCCGGATAGAATACTGCATCCATATACACATGCATCAGATTCTTAAAATCTTTTTCATTGCAGCTTGCAACCGGATACACCGTCTTATCCGGATAAGTAATGGCATTTAAAAATGTATTCAAAGATCCCTTTACCAACTCTACAAAAGGATCTTTGACCGGAAATTCTCTGGAACCGCACAGTACTGTATGTTCAATAATATGAGGAACTCCTGTACTGTCCTTCGGAGGCGTACGGAATCCGATTGTAAATACTTTATTATCGTCATCATTCTTCACAAGTACCACTCTTGCTCCGCTTTTCTTATGACGCAGAAGATATCCTTCTGACTTCAGTCCCTCCAGTGTTTCTTTCTGGATTAATTCATATGCCGGTACATTATTCAAATTCATCATGTCACACTCCTGTTCTGTTTATTTTTTCTGTATCTATATCTTTTCCAGAATCTGCATTTTCAACACAGTATAGTATAACATGAGTGCATTAAAAAAGAAAGAGCGTCCAAAGACGCCCTTTCTAAAATATTTTCAAAAATCCCGAAGAATCTTATTCTGTTTTTCCGTACAGAGCAACAAGTTTGCTGAGGTATTCGTATCTCTCTTTTGCTTCCTGCTCGTTCTTAGCAAATAATACTTTTGCTTTTTCAGGATTCTGTCTTACAAGTGAATTGTAACGAACTTCACCATTTAAGAATTCCTGATAATCTCCTGTAGGAGCTTTGCTGTCAAGAGTGAACTTGTTCTCTGCAGCCGGATTGAATCTGAAGTTATTCCAGTATCCACATTCTACTGCTAACTGTTCCTCTGTCTGAGCTTTGCTCATACCTTTCTTAATACCATGGTTGATACATGGAGCATAAGCGATGATCAGTGATGGTCCCGGATATGCCTCTGCCTCTGCGATTGCTTTCACTGTCTGGTTGAAGTCAGCACCCATAGCGATCTGTGCTACATATACATAACCGTAGCTCATTGCGATACTTGCAAGGTCTTTCTTCTTCACTTCTTTACCGCCAGCTGCAAACTGAGCGATTGCACCAGTCTTAGTAGCTTTAGAAGACTGTCCACCTGTATTAGAGTAAACCTCTGTATCAAATACCATGATGTTGATGTCTTTACCACTTGCTAATACATGGTCAACACCGCCGAATCCGATGTCGTAAGCCCATCCGTCACCACCGAAGATCCACTGAGATTTCTTAGCAAGGAAGTCTTTATTCTCAAGAAGTTCTTTCTTAGCTTCACAGTCACAATCACATGCTTCCAGAGCTGCTACTAAGTTATCTGTAGCTGTTCCGTTTGTAGCGCCGCATCCAAATGTTTCAAGATATTCTTTTGCTGCTGCAACAACTGCTTCATTCTTAGCATTTTCTGCAAGGTATTCCACTTTTGCTTTTAAGCCGTCGCGGATTGCATTCTGAGCAAGTAACATACCATAACCAAACTCAGCGTTATCTTCAAACAGAGAGTTAGACCAAGCCGGTCCTTTTCCTTCCGGTGTTACTGTGTATGGTGTAGATGGTGAAGAGTTACCCCAGATAGAAGAACATCCTGTTGCGTTAGCAATGTACATTCTGTCACCGAATAACTGTGTGATTAATTTTGCGTAAGGTGTTTCACCACAACCTGCACAAGCTCCTGAGAACTCAAGAAGAGGCTGTTTGAACTGGCTTCCCTTAACTGTTGTTTCTTTGAATTTAGCAACAACTTCTGGTTTAACCGGAATCTCACGTCCGAAATCAAAGTATTTCTGAGTTCCGACATTTGCTTCCATGTTCTCCATAACAAGAGCTTTCTCACCCTTCTTACCTGGACATACGTTAGCACAAGATCCACATCCTGTACAGTCAAGAGCTGATACAGTCATTGTGAATTTCAGTCCCGGCATACCAATCATATCAAGTGTTTCGATACCTTCCGGTGCGTTAGCAGCTTCTTCTTCTGTAAGAGCTACCGGACGGATAACTGCGTGCGGACATACGTATGCACAACGGTTACACTGGATACAGTTTTCTGCTTTCCATACTGGAATATTTACTGCAATACCACGTTTCTCAAATGCAGATGTTCCTGATGGTGTAGAACCGTCAACATATTCTGTAAATGCAGATACCGGTAAAGAGTTACCTTCCTGAGCATTTACTTTAGACTGAATATTTTTAACGAAGTTTACAGCATCTTCTCTTCCGCCTTTCACTTCTGGTGTGAATAATCCTTCATCTTCAGCATCTTTCCAGCTTTCCGGAACTGTAACTTCTACAACCTGTTTTGCACCGGCTTCGATAGCTGCCCAGTTCTTCTGAACGATATCATCACCTTTTCTTCCGTAAGTTGCTTTTGCAGCAGCTTTCATTAATTCGATTGCCTGCTCTTCCGGAATAATATCAGCCAGTTTGAAGAATGCAGACTGAAGAATTGTGTTGATACGTGTAGGTCCCATACCTGTCTCGATACCGATCTTAACACCATCGATTACATAGAATTTGATGTTGTGGTTAGCGATGAATGCTTTTACCTGTCCTGGTAAATGTTTCTCAAGTCCTTCTGCATCCCATGGGCAGTTCAGAAGGAATGTACCACCGTCAACTAATTCCTGAACCATGTTGTATTTGTCAATATAAGACGGATTGTGGCATGCTACAAAGTTAGCTTTCTTGATCAGGTATGTTGATTTGATCGGGCTCTTACCGAAACGTAAGTGAGACATTGTCACACCGCCTGATTTCTTAGAGTCATAATCAAAGTATGCCTGAGCATACATATCTGTATTATCACCGATAATCTTGATAGAGTTCTTGTTAGCACCAACAGTACCATCAGCGCCTAATCCCCAGAATTTACAGTTAATTGTTCCTTCCGGTGTTGTAACAAGCGGTGCACCTACTGGTAATGACAGATGTGTAACATCATCTTCGATACCGATTGTGAATTTAGCTCTGTCTTCGTTCTCGAATACTGCTACGATCTGTGCAGGTGTTGTATCTTTAGAACCTAATCCGTAACGTCCGGAGAAGATCGGAACTGCATCGAATTTTGTTCCTTTTAATGCTGCCACTACATCTAAGTATAATGGTTCGCCAAGTGCTCCCGGCTCTTTTGTTCTGTCTAATACAGAGATACGTTTTACAGAATCCGGAATCACATCAACTAATGCCTGTGCGCAGAATGGTCTGTAAAGACGAACTTTAACAACACCGACTTTCTTGCCCTGTACTAACAGGTAGTCGATTGTCTCATCGATTGTATCACAAGCAGATCCCATAGCAACGATAACGCTCTCAGCGTCAGCAGCACCATGGTAGTTGAATAATTTATAATCTGTACCAATTTTAGCATTGACTTTGTCCATGTATTCCTGAACGATTGCCGGAAGAGCATCGTAGTATGGGTTACATGCTTCTCTTGCCTGGAAGAAGATGTCAGGGTTCTGAGCTGAACCTCTCTGGCAAGGATGGTTAGGATTCAGGGCATGTCTGCGGAATTCAGCGATTGCGTCGAAATCTGCCATATCCTTTAAATCTTCGTAATCCCATGTCTCGATCTTCTGAATCTCATGAGATGTACGGAATCCATCAAAGAAGTTGATAAATGGAACTTTTCCTTTGATTGCAGCAAGATGTGCAACCGGTGTTAAGTCCATAACTTCCTGTACGCTTGATTCACAAAGCATAGCGCATCCTGTCTGGCGGCATGCATAAACGTCAGAGTGATCACCAAAGATTGATAATGCATGGCTTGCAATCGCACGAGCAGATACGTTGAATACACCCGGTAACTGCTCACCAGCAACTTTGTATAAGTTAGGAATCATTAATAATAATCCCTGAGATGCTGTGTAAGTTGTTGTAAGAGCACCTGCTGCCAGTGATCCGTGTACAGTACCGGCTGCACCAGCTTCTGACTGCATCTCTGTTACCTGAACTGTACGTCCGAAAATGTTAGTTCTGCCTTGTGTTGCCCATTCATCTGTAGCTTCAGCCATAACAGATGATGGTGTAATTGGGTAAATAGCTGCGACATCTGTAAATGCATATGATGCATGAGCTGCAGCATGATTACCGTCCATGGTTTTCATTTTTCTTCCCATTGGTTTTTGTCCTCCTTTTTATCTAAACCGGACAGAGAGATCGGTCCTTCCTCAAACGCCGCCGGTTCATGTCATAACTTTATATATTGTTACATATATATCATATTATATATCCTACGTTTTTAAAAGTCCATAAAAATCTTGTTCCTTTTTACAAACAAAAGAAGATGTACATCTTTTCTGCACATCTTCTTCTCTCTGTTTATTTCCATTTTTCGATTTCTTCTAAGATCTTTTCTGTTTCCTGAAACTCTCTTTCTTCTTCCTGTCTTCTTTTCTTTCGTTTTTTCCTTCGCTCCCGTCTTTAGAAGTTAGCACTAGAAATCTTTAGGAGTATTTTCTGCTCTGAAGCCTCACAAATCCCGTCTTTGGGAGTTAGCACTATAATATTTGGGAGTTTATTCCGTTTTGGAACAGCCACAGTCAGCATAAATGCTGGCTTTTTTTGTTTTTTAAAAACTTGACAAAAAACTTTTTTGATAATTGAATATNNNNNNNTTTCTGTTTCCTGAAACTCTCTTTCTTCTTCCTGTCTTCTTTTCTTTCGTTTTTTCCTTCGCTCCCGTCTTTAGAAGTTAGCACTAGAAATCTTTAGGAGTATTTTCTGCTCTGAAGCCTCACAAATGCCTTAAAATAAGGCTTTTTTTATTGCAAAAAAACTTTTCAAAATTCTTTTTTTGTGATATAATAATAGTGTTAGTAGTGCTATCTTTTTTTGAGGAGGGATTCTATGGCATATTTTTTAAAAAAGACAACTTTAAAAGGCAGAACTTATCTTGCGATTTATGACAGTTTTTATAATCCTGAAAAAAATGGGGCAGCCCACAAATGCTACAAATCCCTTGGTTCTGTAGAAACACTGAAAAAGAACGGCATGGAAGATCCAATCTCTTTTTACCAACAAGAAGTAGATCTCTTAAACCAGCAACGAAAAGAAGAAGGTGTCCGCAAAATTTCTGACATTTCCCCAACTCTTTATCTTGGATACTTTCCACTGAAAGCAATCCTTGAGAAATTAAAAATCCAAAAGTATGTGAATTATTTTCATCTTACATATGATTTTCAGTTCGACCTTTATGAATTGATTTCTACATTAGTCTACGCAAGAGGTGTATGCCCATGCAGTAAAAACAGGACATTCCACGATGTGCTTCCCAACCTGTACCATCCGACGCATTATTCCTATGACCAGCTTCTTGATGGCCTTGCCTTTTTGGGAGAAAACTATGAAAAGTTTGTTGAGATCTTTACTGTACAA
This genomic window contains:
- a CDS encoding insulinase family protein yields the protein MNLNNVPAYELIQKETLEGLKSEGYLLRHKKSGARVVLVKNDDDNKVFTIGFRTPPKDSTGVPHIIEHTVLCGSREFPVKDPFVELVKGSLNTFLNAITYPDKTVYPVASCNEKDFKNLMHVYMDAVFYPAIYEHEEIFRQEGWSYQLEAADDKLTYNGVVYNEMKGAFSSPEDVLYRVVMNTLFPDTTYANESGGDPEYIPDLTYEQFLNFHRKFYHPSNSYIYLYGDMDMEERLNWMDAHYLSAFTVQEVDSQISFQKPFTQMTEKVTSYSITNAESEEDNTYLSYNKVIGDSLDRELYQAFQILDYALLSAPGAPLKKALVDAGIGKDIMGSYENGTLQPMMSIIAKNANACQKDEFVKVIEDTLKSIVANGLSKKALEAGINYHEFRYREADFGSFPKGLMYGLQIFDSWLYDDTKPFIHVEALDTFETLKAKADTGYFEELIQKYLLDNQHGAIVIVKPEKGLTAKTEAALEEKLQAYKDSLTAEEVEELVQKTKALTAYQEEPSEKEDLEKIPVLQREDISREIAPIYNEEIKAGNTTVVFHDIETNGIGYVNLIFDMSGIEEELLPYTGILQSVLGVIDTENYEYGELFNEINAQTGGIGTSLELYTDVTKVKEKEFRPTFEMRAKALYHQLPVAFCMMEEILLRSKLDDDKRLKEIVAQTKSRLQMRIQSSGHISAAMRAMAYHSPTARMKDMTAGIEYYELICDLAAHFDEKKEMLIKTLKHLAEEIFSPSRLIVSYTAAKEGLAQACDLVKALEEKLTEYGKEKHQVEIVCEKKNEGFKTASKVQYVATAGNFIDAGYEYTGALQILKVILSYEYLWQNIRVKGGAYGCMSSFNRLGDSYLVSFRDPHLKNTLEVYEGVAEYLRRFDIDERDMTKYIIGTISNIDQPMTPAIKGSRSMNLYLNHVTAEMIQKERQQILEATQEDIRKLADIVEAVVSQKNICVIGGEEKIAGAQDLFMETKELN
- the nifJ gene encoding pyruvate:ferredoxin (flavodoxin) oxidoreductase; this encodes MGRKMKTMDGNHAAAHASYAFTDVAAIYPITPSSVMAEATDEWATQGRTNIFGRTVQVTEMQSEAGAAGTVHGSLAAGALTTTYTASQGLLLMIPNLYKVAGEQLPGVFNVSARAIASHALSIFGDHSDVYACRQTGCAMLCESSVQEVMDLTPVAHLAAIKGKVPFINFFDGFRTSHEIQKIETWDYEDLKDMADFDAIAEFRRHALNPNHPCQRGSAQNPDIFFQAREACNPYYDALPAIVQEYMDKVNAKIGTDYKLFNYHGAADAESVIVAMGSACDTIDETIDYLLVQGKKVGVVKVRLYRPFCAQALVDVIPDSVKRISVLDRTKEPGALGEPLYLDVVAALKGTKFDAVPIFSGRYGLGSKDTTPAQIVAVFENEDRAKFTIGIEDDVTHLSLPVGAPLVTTPEGTINCKFWGLGADGTVGANKNSIKIIGDNTDMYAQAYFDYDSKKSGGVTMSHLRFGKSPIKSTYLIKKANFVACHNPSYIDKYNMVQELVDGGTFLLNCPWDAEGLEKHLPGQVKAFIANHNIKFYVIDGVKIGIETGMGPTRINTILQSAFFKLADIIPEEQAIELMKAAAKATYGRKGDDIVQKNWAAIEAGAKQVVEVTVPESWKDAEDEGLFTPEVKGGREDAVNFVKNIQSKVNAQEGNSLPVSAFTEYVDGSTPSGTSAFEKRGIAVNIPVWKAENCIQCNRCAYVCPHAVIRPVALTEEEAANAPEGIETLDMIGMPGLKFTMTVSALDCTGCGSCANVCPGKKGEKALVMENMEANVGTQKYFDFGREIPVKPEVVAKFKETTVKGSQFKQPLLEFSGACAGCGETPYAKLITQLFGDRMYIANATGCSSIWGNSSPSTPYTVTPEGKGPAWSNSLFEDNAEFGYGMLLAQNAIRDGLKAKVEYLAENAKNEAVVAAAKEYLETFGCGATNGTATDNLVAALEACDCDCEAKKELLENKDFLAKKSQWIFGGDGWAYDIGFGGVDHVLASGKDINIMVFDTEVYSNTGGQSSKATKTGAIAQFAAGGKEVKKKDLASIAMSYGYVYVAQIAMGADFNQTVKAIAEAEAYPGPSLIIAYAPCINHGIKKGMSKAQTEEQLAVECGYWNNFRFNPAAENKFTLDSKAPTGDYQEFLNGEVRYNSLVRQNPEKAKVLFAKNEQEAKERYEYLSKLVALYGKTE